In Papaver somniferum cultivar HN1 chromosome 1, ASM357369v1, whole genome shotgun sequence, a genomic segment contains:
- the LOC113287366 gene encoding probable N-acetyltransferase HLS1 codes for MKENGIIVRKYDSEKDFIGVEKVERRCEVGPSGKMSLFTDMLGDPICRVRHSPASLMLVAEIGEEEEKEIVGLIRGCVKTVTCGKKLSRNGKNDSSSNSNQHHHKTLPIYTKVAYVLGLRVSPSHRRLGIGQKLISEIENWFREMGAEYSYMATDKDNEASVKLFTEKCGYTKFRTPSILVQPVFAHRVKISKRVKIFQLTPSDAEILYRHRFSTIEFFPRDIDSVLNNKLSLGTFVAVLTDSDSDVLDVNQFLSTPPESWAVLSVWNCKEVFTLEVRGAPKIRRGLAKTTRLMDRAFPWLRIPSIPEVFKPFGLHFLYGIGGEGSKSAKLTKSLCGYAHNLAKENGCGVVATEIASCEPVKVGIPHWKSLSCPEDLWCIKRFGEDYSDGSVGDWTKSKPGLSIFVDPREF; via the exons ATGAAAGAGAATGGAATAATAGTGAGAAAGTACGATTCAGAGAAAGATTTTATAGGAGTAGAAAAGGTAGAAAGAAGATGTGAAGTTGGTCCAAGTGGTAAAATGTCTCTCTTCACTGATATGTTAGGTGACCCCATTTGCAGGGTTCGCCATTCTCCTGCTTCCCTCATGCTG GTGGCTgaaattggtgaagaagaagagaaagaaatcgTGGGTCTAATCAGAGGTTGTGTCAAAACCGTTACATGTGGAAAAAAGTTATCCAGAAATGGAAAGAATGATTCTTCTTCTAATTCTAATCAACATCACCACAAAACCCTTCCTATCTATACTAAAGTTGCCTACGTCCTAGGCCTCCGTGTTTCTCCTTCTCACAG gAGATTGGGTATTGGACaaaaattgatttcagagatAGAAAACTGGTTTAGAGAAATGGGAGCAGAGTATTCATACATGGCGACTGATAAAGATAACGAAGCATCAGTAAAATTGTTTACAGAGAAATGCGGATATACTAAATTCCGAACTCCATCAATATTAGTTCAACCAGTTTTTGCACACCGAGTTAAGATATCTAAACGAGTTAAAATATTTCAACTCACTCCCTCTGATGCTGAAATTCTCTATCGACATCGGTTTTCCACTATTGAGTTCTTTCCTCGTGATATTGACTCGGTTTTGAATAATAAACTCAGTTTGGGTACTTTTGTTGCCGTGTTAACTGATTCTGATTCGGACGTTTTAGATGTGAATCAGTTTTTATCAACACCACCCGAGTCATGGGCTGTTTTAAGTGTTTGGAATTGCAAAGAAGTTTTTACTCTGGAAGTCAGGGGTGCGCCGAAAATTCGCCGCGGGCTCGCTAAAACTACGCGGTTGATGGACCGTGCGTTCCCTTGGCTGCGCATACCGTCCATTCCGGAGGTGTTTAAACCATTTGGGCTGCATTTCTTGTATGGAATCGGTGGAGAAGGAAGTAAGTCCGCGAAATTGACGAAATCATTATGTGGTTATGCACATAATTTGGCTAAGGAGAATGGGTGTGGTGTGGTTGCAACCGAGATTGCAAGTTGTGAACCGGTTAAAGTTGGCATTCCTCACTGGAAGAGCCTGTCCTGCCCTGAGGATCTTTGGTGTATAAAGAGATTTGGAGAGGACTATAGTGATGGGTCAGTTGGTGACTGGACTAAATCTAAACCTGGTCTCTCTATTTTTGTGGATCCAAGAGAATTTTGA